One genomic segment of Methanothermobacter tenebrarum includes these proteins:
- a CDS encoding SpoIVB peptidase S55 domain-containing protein: protein MCIEPGSRIRCNKKEAVVGAIIPENGNFNVITVQHLLKVGGCNLGDPVYIGKFKGTITRILYDLDLAMATFKVPSSLVNLIEIGSPRLGPAYSLKEGKKNHCTVLSVGRTYHYLAFAHRSLPLPGDSGSPIIQDGKIVGVLCSVFFNSATAIASSLERFL from the coding sequence ATGTGTATTGAACCTGGTTCAAGAATTCGATGTAATAAAAAAGAGGCTGTAGTAGGTGCAATTATCCCAGAAAATGGAAATTTTAATGTTATAACTGTACAGCATCTTTTAAAGGTTGGGGGTTGTAATCTAGGAGATCCTGTTTATATTGGGAAGTTTAAAGGCACGATTACTAGGATCTTATATGACTTGGATCTTGCCATGGCAACTTTCAAGGTGCCTTCTTCCCTTGTTAATCTGATAGAGATTGGTTCTCCCAGGCTTGGACCCGCATATTCCCTAAAAGAAGGGAAGAAAAATCATTGTACGGTTTTGTCTGTGGGTAGGACGTATCATTATCTTGCATTCGCCCATAGAAGTTTGCCATTACCTGGTGATAGTGGATCTCCGATTATACAAGATGGTAAAATTGTTGGTGTTCTCTGTTCTGTCTTTTTTAACAGCGCAACAGCCATCGCCTCTTCACTTGAAAGATTCCTATAA
- a CDS encoding CapA family protein translates to MRKNIIIVFVVLLIIALSYFNVTNPKDKVSEPEKPINITFTGDVMLGRNVNAVLYDDPQPFKNVINLTNGADLTVINLESPITTSTNQRDKLITFKADPQFTKLLKDAGVDVACLANNHLMDYGEEGLNDTIKNLEASGIMYVGAGPNITEAYKPLIIDVKGKKIAIIQASEFADEHYMPPTTKNRPGFAPISWDHIKSAIDNAKKAGADYIICEFHYGNEYRHTPNELQKNISHKCIDEGAFMVIGHHPHVSGSIEEYKGHLIFYSLGNCVFDMQNPETKRSMIIIVTIKGNSSIVHIYPINIIGYYPYLMDVENANTFLEELESYSNVKIQIKDGIGIIKT, encoded by the coding sequence ATGAGAAAAAACATAATCATAGTGTTTGTTGTCCTTTTAATCATTGCCTTGTCATATTTTAATGTCACAAATCCAAAGGATAAGGTGTCTGAGCCGGAAAAACCTATTAACATCACTTTTACTGGGGATGTGATGCTAGGGAGAAATGTTAACGCAGTTTTATATGATGATCCGCAACCATTCAAGAATGTGATCAACTTAACCAATGGGGCCGATCTAACCGTGATAAACCTAGAATCGCCCATCACTACATCAACAAACCAAAGAGATAAACTGATAACATTCAAAGCAGATCCACAGTTTACAAAATTACTCAAAGACGCTGGAGTTGACGTCGCATGCCTCGCAAACAATCATCTCATGGACTACGGGGAAGAAGGCCTCAATGACACCATAAAAAACTTGGAGGCAAGTGGTATAATGTATGTGGGCGCAGGCCCTAATATAACAGAAGCCTACAAACCCCTCATAATAGACGTGAAAGGAAAAAAGATAGCTATCATACAAGCATCAGAATTCGCAGATGAACATTATATGCCACCCACAACCAAAAACAGGCCGGGTTTCGCTCCAATATCATGGGATCATATAAAATCTGCCATAGATAATGCTAAAAAGGCCGGGGCCGATTATATTATCTGTGAGTTCCATTATGGGAATGAATACCGTCACACTCCAAATGAGCTACAAAAGAACATATCACATAAATGTATTGATGAAGGCGCATTCATGGTAATTGGACATCATCCCCACGTCTCAGGTAGTATAGAAGAATATAAAGGCCATCTAATCTTTTATAGTCTTGGAAATTGCGTGTTTGACATGCAAAACCCTGAGACGAAAAGATCTATGATAATAATTGTAACGATTAAAGGTAACAGTTCTATCGTCCATATTTATCCTATAAATATCATAGGCTATTATCCTTATCTGATGGATGTGGAGAATGCCAACACATTCCTAGAAGAGCTCGAATCATATTCAAATGTGAAAATCCAAATCAAGGATGGTATAGGGATAATAAAAACTTAA
- a CDS encoding PsbP-related protein, with protein sequence MVSNNTTPAIPYRTYADNGITFRYPADWKPIKDLHSPSRWGYPPDPIVAFYDPSDNRTEADIKTYFYIKKLNVRSLDEQLSRYRRDIAEIGQTEVSERNITINGMRAVELIKTWYADGIQYQALTVHIEAVPGSEYYRIGCVTPLSEYNETLPKFKLVINSFKLLK encoded by the coding sequence ATCGTTTCTAATAATACTACTCCGGCAATCCCTTACAGGACATATGCCGATAATGGGATCACTTTTAGATATCCTGCGGATTGGAAACCTATAAAGGACCTTCATAGTCCCAGTAGGTGGGGGTACCCTCCAGATCCCATCGTAGCTTTTTATGATCCTAGTGACAATCGCACTGAAGCTGATATTAAAACCTATTTTTACATCAAAAAGTTAAATGTAAGATCTCTTGATGAGCAACTCAGTCGATATAGAAGAGATATTGCGGAGATTGGGCAAACTGAAGTTTCAGAGCGAAACATTACAATAAATGGTATGCGGGCTGTGGAGCTTATTAAAACATGGTATGCTGACGGGATACAATATCAGGCTTTAACTGTGCACATTGAGGCCGTCCCAGGATCCGAGTATTATAGAATAGGATGCGTCACGCCACTCAGTGAGTATAATGAGACACTACCTAAATTCAAATTAGTGATAAACAGCTTTAAATTGTTAAAATGA
- a CDS encoding pseudomurein-binding repeat-containing protein: MVVFFPEKNQNIYILYPCDYVLIQKNNSPILIGYGGGKIKRKWIFPMLLLLGIALVLNVSDVSAATSNNSTTLDSQVTSQVSSQITYTPNEVNDAATKVKNFCDANHKLPNYVTIKNEQVTMPQFLYLLTTDVVQTSQGSAAAIPLKDVQAPLNSNGTTRGGTLTKKEYTNLALNIKSIVDSTGRAPGNVSTSIGQIKYETLIYIFSKIMDFQKTNKRLPNYVTVPSTISGNGGNGTTTFGNGQLNGLQGIEGLQILAKYINKNLNHQYGAATTAEGVERTGLGDCWGLSAWTAKVLHDNGYTVRIVQGASVEASNHRWVQVSINGKWINFDPSLVTRKYGSKPYYTTCASVSQIIATYYA; the protein is encoded by the coding sequence ATGGTCGTTTTTTTCCCAGAAAAAAACCAAAACATTTATATACTATATCCATGCGACTATGTACTCATACAAAAAAATAACAGTCCTATATTAATAGGATATGGAGGCGGTAAAATTAAGCGAAAATGGATATTCCCAATGCTATTACTCCTTGGTATAGCATTGGTTTTAAATGTCAGCGACGTTTCCGCTGCAACCAGTAACAATTCGACCACATTAGATTCACAGGTAACGTCGCAAGTAAGTTCTCAGATAACCTACACGCCAAATGAGGTGAATGATGCGGCAACTAAAGTGAAGAACTTTTGTGACGCCAACCATAAATTACCAAATTATGTGACTATTAAAAATGAACAAGTTACAATGCCCCAATTTCTATACCTTCTAACTACAGATGTTGTGCAGACCAGTCAAGGTTCAGCAGCAGCAATCCCACTTAAAGATGTGCAAGCACCTTTAAACTCTAATGGGACAACAAGAGGTGGAACTTTAACAAAAAAGGAATACACTAACTTGGCATTAAATATAAAAAGTATCGTAGATTCAACTGGCAGAGCACCAGGTAACGTCAGCACATCAATAGGACAAATAAAATACGAAACACTAATCTACATCTTCTCCAAGATCATGGACTTCCAAAAAACCAACAAAAGACTACCAAACTACGTAACAGTACCAAGTACTATTAGCGGCAATGGAGGAAATGGAACCACAACCTTCGGGAATGGCCAATTAAACGGGTTACAGGGGATCGAAGGTCTACAAATCCTAGCAAAATATATCAATAAAAACTTGAACCACCAGTATGGAGCAGCCACCACAGCAGAAGGAGTTGAAAGAACTGGGCTTGGAGACTGTTGGGGCCTATCCGCTTGGACGGCAAAAGTATTACACGACAATGGATACACTGTCAGAATAGTGCAAGGAGCATCAGTAGAAGCAAGTAATCACCGATGGGTACAAGTATCAATAAATGGCAAATGGATAAACTTTGACCCATCTCTAGTTACCAGAAAATACGGGAGTAAACCATATTACACCACTTGTGCGAGTGTAAGTCAAATCATCGCAACATATTACGCCTAA
- a CDS encoding zinc ribbon domain-containing protein, whose amino-acid sequence MSTKYCSNCGAEIDEKAEICPKCGVRQSGYTAKNPGLAAVLSALWVGLGQIYNGEIAKGILLMIVYAISVLLIFLIIGFVTTPILWIYGIYDAYNTAKKINSGEKVV is encoded by the coding sequence ATGAGCACTAAATATTGTTCGAATTGTGGGGCTGAAATAGATGAAAAGGCCGAAATATGTCCTAAATGTGGTGTGAGACAATCAGGATACACAGCGAAAAATCCAGGGCTCGCAGCGGTATTATCAGCGCTCTGGGTTGGTCTAGGCCAAATCTATAATGGTGAAATAGCTAAAGGGATCCTCTTGATGATCGTATATGCTATATCAGTGCTTTTGATTTTCTTAATTATAGGTTTTGTCACGACACCAATACTTTGGATATATGGAATATATGATGCATATAACACAGCTAAAAAGATCAATAGTGGAGAAAAAGTAGTTTAA